The Zerene cesonia ecotype Mississippi chromosome 14, Zerene_cesonia_1.1, whole genome shotgun sequence genome window below encodes:
- the LOC119831892 gene encoding optineurin-like, whose protein sequence is MMVASTIITDDRSTEELQKRFGELLDENVVLKETLKQNNDSMKEQFSLIASCQEDMLKTHKLHKEKFDETRELVEKLRQENRKLKDDIVRLSNTEIVTNGETKSGASSTVEFVTSPDDDTINKLTAQLELVEKQRRQVCMVKGNQI, encoded by the exons ATGATGGTAGCCAGCACAATAATAACCGATGACAGAAGCACTGAGGAACTACAGAAACGTTTCGGGGAGCTTCTCGACGAGAATGTAGTACTCAAAGAGACGTTAAAGCAAAACAATGATTCCATGAAGGAACAGTTCTCGTTGATAGCATCTTGCCAAGAAGATATGCTGAAAACTCACAAGCTGCATAAGGAGAAATTTGATGAAACAAGAGAGCTTGTGGAAAAg CTACGGCAAGAGAATAGAAAGCTCAAGGACGATATAGTGCGTTTGTCGAATACTGAAATCGTAACAAACGGCGAGACAAAGTCCGGCGCGTCGTCCACAGTAGAATTTGTGACGTCACCCGATGACGATACTATCAACAAGTTGACAGCACAATTGGAGCTCGTGGAAAAGCAGAGGAGACAGGTATGTATGGTGAAGGGAAATCAGAtataa
- the LOC119831984 gene encoding ceramide-1-phosphate transfer protein produces MSNENTLDLNYVLECFQKSLKENDDVIIEAYIDGYNELVKFLNLIGTVFSFVSSDVKSKIKVMEKHRTGEDSIYYESFKKMMKYEKETSLHEKNGFVSGSRTMLRLHRGLDFIRLFLKRISEAEETANTCTTCQSSYNETLAEFHPWYIRKAATLAMHALPTRPDLLKKIFGSEDKLTEALAILPQTLQSCDEVYQRVEQLYTEFGFHDLP; encoded by the exons atgtcgaatgaaaatacattagatttaaattacGTGCTTGAATGCTttcaaaaaagtttaaaagagAACGATGACGTTATTATAGAAGCTTACATAGATGGATACAATGAATTGGTGAA gTTCTTAAACCTCATCGGAACAGTGTTTTCATTTGTAAGTAGTGATGTGAAGAGTAAGATTAAGGTAATGGAGAAACATAGAACAGGTGAAGACTCAATATACTATGAGtcctttaaaaaaatgatgaagTACGAAAAAGAAACAAGCCTACACGAAAAGAATGGTTTTGTTTCTGGATCTCGTACAATGCTGCGTTTGCATCGAGGTTTGG attTCATCCGTCTATTCTTAAAACGCATCAGTGAAGCCGAAGAAACTGCAAACACATGCACAACTTGTCAAAGCTCATATAATGAAACTTTAGCAGAGTTCCATCCCTGGTATATTCGTAAGGCTGCAACATTAGCAATGCATGCTCTGCCGACACGGCCTGATCTATTGAAGAAG ATATTCGGTTCCGAAGACAAACTGACTGAAGCATTAGCGATATTGCCGCAAACACTACAGTCGTGCGATGAAGTGTACCAGCGTGTGGAGCAACTGTACACGGAGTTTGGGTTCCACGACTTGCCATAG
- the LOC119831856 gene encoding RING finger and CHY zinc finger domain-containing protein 1 isoform X1 — protein MSKSDEENASGESTSANEQISEKRIGCAHYKRRAKFVTPCCNKFYMCRYCHDENEEHYFNRKSVTELICTECDTRQKVQAECENCGVRFGKYTCLICNLFDDEDKKQYHCEGCGICRVGGRDRFFHCERCNMCLPVQLQRVGHRCVENVSRANCPVCLEDIHTSRIPCHIPDCGHLLHRPCFEQMLKSGHYACPTCQTSMIDMTNLWKYLDSEVAATPMPPEYADYKTTILCKDCHKLSTVKFHVVGLKCQHCGAYNTCQTNGFHNLDSRDSGEEQGDSSTSTSTSTSTSTSTSSSRSASTSTFGRDELPRASPLDEPPQA, from the exons ATGTCAAAATCCGACGAAGAAAATGCAAGCGGTGAATCGACTTCGGCAAATGAACAAATAAGTGAAAAACGTATTGGATGCGCCCACTATAAACGAAGAGCTAAGTTTGTG ACACCATGCTGCAACAAATTCTACATGTGTCGTTACTGCCACGATGAGAATGAAGAGCACTACTTCAACAGGAAGTCGGTCACAGAACTCATCTGCACAGAATGCGACACGCGGCAGAAGGTGCAGGCGGAGTGTGAGAACTGTGGCGTTAGATTTGGAAAG TACACATGCCTGATCTGCAACTTGTTCGACGATGAGGACAAGAAGCAGTACCACTGCGAGGGTTGCGGCATATGCCGCGTGGGTGGACGGGACAGGTTCTTTCACTGCGAGCGATGCAACATGTGCCTGCCCGTGCAGCTGCAGCGGGTTGGACATCGG TGCGTGGAGAACGTGTCGCGCGCGAACTGCCCCGTGTGCCTGGAGGACATACACACGTCGCGCATCCCGTGCCACATCCCCGACTGCGGCCACCTGCTGCACCGGCCGTGCTTCGAGCAGATGCTCAAGTCGGGCCACTACGCGTGCCCCACGTGCCAGACGAGCATGATCGATATGACCAAT CTATGGAAGTATCTGGATTCCGAAGTGGCCGCGACGCCCATGCCCCCAGAGTACGCTGACTACAAAACCACCATTCTGTGCAAAGATTGTCACAAG CTGTCAACGGTGAAGTTCCACGTGGTGGGTCTGAAGTGCCAACATTGCGGCGCTTACAACACGTGCCAGACGAACGGATTTCATAA TCTCGATTCCAGAGATTCCGGCGAAGAGCAGGGCGATTCGTCCACGTCGACGTCCACATCAACGTCCACGTCGACGTCGACGTCGTCCTCCCGCAGCGCGTCCACGTCGACGTTCGGCCGCGACGAGTTGCCGCGCGCCAGCCCGCTCGACGAGCCGCCGCAAGCCTGA
- the LOC119831856 gene encoding RING finger and CHY zinc finger domain-containing protein 1 isoform X2 — MSKSDEENASGESTSANEQISEKRIGCAHYKRRAKFVTPCCNKFYMCRYCHDENEEHYFNRKSVTELICTECDTRQKVQAECENCGVRFGKYTCLICNLFDDEDKKQYHCEGCGICRVGGRDRFFHCERCNMCLPVQLQRVGHRCVENVSRANCPVCLEDIHTSRIPCHIPDCGHLLHRPCFEQMLKSGHYACPTCQTSMIDMTNLWKYLDSEVAATPMPPEYADYKTTILCKDCHKLSTVKFHVVGLKCQHCGAYNTCQTNGFHKDSGEEQGDSSTSTSTSTSTSTSTSSSRSASTSTFGRDELPRASPLDEPPQA; from the exons ATGTCAAAATCCGACGAAGAAAATGCAAGCGGTGAATCGACTTCGGCAAATGAACAAATAAGTGAAAAACGTATTGGATGCGCCCACTATAAACGAAGAGCTAAGTTTGTG ACACCATGCTGCAACAAATTCTACATGTGTCGTTACTGCCACGATGAGAATGAAGAGCACTACTTCAACAGGAAGTCGGTCACAGAACTCATCTGCACAGAATGCGACACGCGGCAGAAGGTGCAGGCGGAGTGTGAGAACTGTGGCGTTAGATTTGGAAAG TACACATGCCTGATCTGCAACTTGTTCGACGATGAGGACAAGAAGCAGTACCACTGCGAGGGTTGCGGCATATGCCGCGTGGGTGGACGGGACAGGTTCTTTCACTGCGAGCGATGCAACATGTGCCTGCCCGTGCAGCTGCAGCGGGTTGGACATCGG TGCGTGGAGAACGTGTCGCGCGCGAACTGCCCCGTGTGCCTGGAGGACATACACACGTCGCGCATCCCGTGCCACATCCCCGACTGCGGCCACCTGCTGCACCGGCCGTGCTTCGAGCAGATGCTCAAGTCGGGCCACTACGCGTGCCCCACGTGCCAGACGAGCATGATCGATATGACCAAT CTATGGAAGTATCTGGATTCCGAAGTGGCCGCGACGCCCATGCCCCCAGAGTACGCTGACTACAAAACCACCATTCTGTGCAAAGATTGTCACAAG CTGTCAACGGTGAAGTTCCACGTGGTGGGTCTGAAGTGCCAACATTGCGGCGCTTACAACACGTGCCAGACGAACGGATTTCATAA AGATTCCGGCGAAGAGCAGGGCGATTCGTCCACGTCGACGTCCACATCAACGTCCACGTCGACGTCGACGTCGTCCTCCCGCAGCGCGTCCACGTCGACGTTCGGCCGCGACGAGTTGCCGCGCGCCAGCCCGCTCGACGAGCCGCCGCAAGCCTGA
- the LOC119831893 gene encoding L-dopachrome tautomerase yellow-f-like — MKFMYTVILVIYMLYFNTVTCLLPPKFQWKVIDFAWEASAREAALSTGAYVPENNLPSGIARWKDKLFITIPRWKTGVPASLNYIFVNGNQSQPLNPYPSWEDAFVSNKACCVSSNSTVVSAFRVHVDTCDRLWVVDNGVADMFSNVKQVTPPAIVIFDLNSNTLIHRYELPDDVIRDSSVLTGVVVETIGKGCADSYAYIPDMGSNSLIVYSLKHNDAWRVENHYFHFDPHSSVFRVGRVEFYWSDGVSSAVLAPGKKSSGHRDLYFHPTSSTKQFRMSTKLLRDRYVPKEILFNAAEILGERGPLSQATAADLDPHNNVMFYAQLNKNGVSCWNMERPLTVENVPLILSDCTVLEFPNDLKVDQESNLWVLSNRQSRFLYESIDSREVNFRILTAPTIKLIQGTPCEKMSTIDKALSLIRPKSKTK; from the exons atgaaattcatgTATACAGTGatactagttatttatatgctttattttaatacagttaCATGTTTATTGCCTCCTAAATTTCAATGGAAAGTTATAGATTTTGCATGGGAAGCTTCTGCCCGTGAAGCAGCATTAAGCACAGGCGCATACGTGCCTGAAAATAATCTACCTTCCGGTATAGCAAGGTGGAaagataaactatttattactattccACGGTGGAAAACAG GCGTTCCAGCGTCCTTGAACTATATTTTCGTAAACGGGAACCAATCACAACCGCTAAACCCATACCCCAGTTGGGAGGACGCGTTCGTCTCGAACAAGGCCTGCTGCGTCAGCTCCAACAGTACCGTCGTGTCTGCGTTCAGGGTGCACGTGGACACTTGTGATAGGTTGTGGGTAGTTGACAATGGAGTTGCTGATATGTTCA GTAACGTGAAACAGGTCACGCCTCCAGCAATcgtaatatttgatttgaacTCTAATACTTTAATTCACCGATACGAACTGCCAGATGATGTGATCAGAGATTCGTCAGTTTTAACCGGCGTA GTGGTAGAAACAATAGGAAAAGGCTGTGCCGACTCATACGCCTACATACCCGACATGGGGTCGAATTCGTTAATAGTATATAGCTTGAAGCACAACGATGCTTGGAGAGTGGAGAACCATTACTTCCATTTCGATCCACACTCGAGCGTCTTCAGAGTCGGCAGGGTTGAGTTTTACTGGAGCGACGGGGTTTCTTCAGCTGTTTTGGCCCCGGGGAAGAAATCTTCTGG TCATCGAGACTTGTACTTCCACCCGACGTCGAGCACAAAACAGTTTCGCATGTCGACTAAACTGTTGCGCGATAGATATGTACCGAAGGAGATTTTGTTCAATGCAGCCGAA ATTTTGGGCGAAAGAGGTCCATTATCTCAAGCGACGGCAGCTGACCTCGATCCTCATaacaatgttatgttttatgcCCAG TTAAACAAAAATGGTGTAAGCTGCTGGAATATGGAGAGACCTCTTACTGTAGAAAATGTTCCGCTCATTCTCAGTGATTGTACGGTATTGGAATTTCCTAACGATTTAAAG GTAGATCAAGAAAGTAATCTGTGGGTATTGAGCAATAGACAATCAAGATTTCTCTACGAATCCATAGATAGCAGAGAGGTTAATTTTCGAATTCTGACAGCGCCGACAATAAAGCTAATACAGGGGACACCTTGTGAAAAAATGTCGACCATCGACAAAGCTTTGAGTTTGATTAGGCCAAAGtcaaaaacgaaataa